TATTAACATTTTTACCTATTTCAGAGCTAGGTTTAAAGCGATTTAGATTAATAGGGTCAACAATAGTTGTTACCTTGAGTTTTGGGAATTTTTCTAAAACCTGACTTTTCATTAAATCAGACATTACTATTACATGGTCAACCCTTCTAATAGAAAATTTCGTCATAACATTACCAACATAAATTCTTAATTTATCGCCTAATGACGGATTGGGTGCAGAATACCAATCAGAACCTTTTAAGGAGATAATTTTAGTGCTACTAAGTAAACTTGTAATAAACCCAACGGCCGAACCGTATTGCGCATGTACTATTTTGTATTGTTTGGATAATTTTCTTAATCGAAATATATGTTTAATAAAAGAGAAGGGGTTTCTTAAGTTATCCAAGAAATATAAATCTACATCATCTTTTATAAAATTGTATTGGTTAAACATCCAACCACCCCCTTTACCAGTGCCTTTTTCAAAATTATGAATCCAGAGTATTTGTTTTTTTTTCATTGTCAATATTACTTTCTTAACAGGTCCGTAAGTTTTGTAACATTCTCCGTTACCGAAAATAGATTTATAGCCTTTTTCTTAATCTCCGCACTTATGGTCAAATAGTCTTTATTTTTTAAAATACTTTCTATGCCCATTTTTAATGCTTCTACCTTACCCTCGCAATTAATGCCCAAACTATAGCGGTTCATAAAACCATCGGGGTCAGAGTTTAGTGCTACTACTGGTGTGCCACACATCCAAGCCTGTATAAAGGTATTGGAAAACCC
This genomic window from Maribacter sp. MJ134 contains:
- a CDS encoding glycosyltransferase, coding for MKKKQILWIHNFEKGTGKGGGWMFNQYNFIKDDVDLYFLDNLRNPFSFIKHIFRLRKLSKQYKIVHAQYGSAVGFITSLLSSTKIISLKGSDWYSAPNPSLGDKLRIYVGNVMTKFSIRRVDHVIVMSDLMKSQVLEKFPKLKVTTIVDPINLNRFKPSSEIGKNVNKTKKILFAAVDIETPVKRFGLAKEAFELLKKRKPDTELVIMSKIPHHEVCAFMNNMDVILLTSVYEGWPNVVKEMLACNKPFVSTKVSDLEKVAQKTVSCFTCDDDAQELAIALEKSLGAYKENLRQHVVEFNMAQTMKNLKFIYSSLKKTKPKEV